One segment of Streptomyces bathyalis DNA contains the following:
- a CDS encoding helix-turn-helix domain-containing protein, which translates to MGLTCSPYSDQGLLASETNIELGDIRMAEIAGNEHVIERTPRTCRAFPKDSVFATLLTAGKGVFFHAGGCLLLEAGDLVLYDTRRSYLFGFPSAMRQLLVDIPREVFRQRCAEGDVSAPILFGRGSASEGALISTLRSTLSDSATRAREGADVAADTEDIVLDLVRSLATPLLDDRSVSVDRFSQLAVAKDYVDRHLRDARLCAEQVAEAVGVSTRHLSRIFEPTGVSPSRHILEQRLTKAREQLTCTGSRDLTVAEVSHYWGFASQAHFTRVFRERFGQTPGEVRPVAARPASSDG; encoded by the coding sequence GTGGGACTGACCTGCTCGCCCTATTCAGATCAGGGCTTGCTGGCCTCAGAGACCAACATCGAGCTCGGCGACATTCGGATGGCTGAAATCGCCGGCAACGAACACGTCATCGAGCGCACGCCGCGAACCTGCCGGGCGTTTCCGAAGGACTCCGTATTCGCCACCCTGCTGACAGCCGGCAAGGGGGTGTTTTTCCACGCGGGTGGCTGCCTCCTCCTGGAGGCAGGTGACCTGGTGCTCTACGACACCCGACGCTCGTACCTGTTCGGATTTCCCTCAGCCATGCGGCAGTTGCTCGTGGACATCCCCCGCGAAGTGTTCCGCCAACGTTGCGCTGAGGGCGACGTATCGGCACCGATCCTCTTCGGCAGGGGCTCGGCATCTGAGGGCGCACTCATCTCCACGCTGAGGTCGACGCTTTCCGACTCTGCCACGCGGGCGCGTGAAGGAGCCGATGTGGCGGCGGACACCGAGGACATCGTGCTGGACCTCGTCCGATCACTCGCCACGCCGCTTCTGGATGACCGTTCCGTGTCTGTCGACCGGTTCTCCCAACTGGCTGTCGCCAAGGACTACGTCGACCGGCACCTGCGCGACGCCCGGCTGTGCGCCGAGCAAGTAGCGGAAGCAGTCGGCGTGTCGACCCGGCACCTCAGCCGGATCTTCGAACCCACGGGAGTAAGTCCGTCACGCCACATCCTCGAGCAGCGGCTCACGAAGGCCCGCGAGCAGCTCACTTGCACCGGTTCCCGCGACCTCACGGTTGCGGAGGTCTCCCACTACTGGGGCTTCGCCAGCCAGGCACACTTCACCCGGGTTTTCCGAGAGCGGTTCGGGCAGACACCCGGCGAGGTACGTCCAGTCGCCGCACGTCCCGCCTCCAGCGATGGCTAG
- a CDS encoding SDR family NAD(P)-dependent oxidoreductase has translation MTTGMPPDAFAGRSVLITGGTSGIGAATAVLFAQLGADVHALGLVPASPDELPRHERVHVAEQDVTDRDGLARRIAACGRIDHLVTCAGVSRDRDEYEVAAWDQVLAVNLSATMAACQAARPQLVRTAGSIVTVSSMFGFFGSRDRPAYSASKGGISQLTRSLAAEYAADGVRVNAVAPGFVTTPLARGVIDDPDAAQAVLARVPLGRFGRPNEIATAIAFLCSPAASYVNGAILPVDGGYLAV, from the coding sequence GTGACCACCGGAATGCCGCCCGACGCCTTCGCCGGCCGAAGCGTCCTGATCACCGGGGGGACCTCCGGCATCGGTGCCGCAACGGCTGTCCTCTTCGCCCAGCTGGGCGCCGACGTGCACGCGCTCGGCCTGGTTCCTGCGTCGCCGGATGAACTGCCCCGGCACGAACGGGTCCACGTGGCGGAGCAGGACGTCACCGATCGCGACGGGCTTGCCCGCCGGATAGCGGCATGCGGCCGCATCGACCACCTGGTCACCTGCGCCGGTGTCAGCAGGGACCGCGACGAGTACGAGGTTGCTGCCTGGGACCAGGTGCTGGCCGTCAACCTCAGCGCCACCATGGCTGCCTGCCAGGCGGCGCGCCCGCAGCTCGTCCGGACCGCCGGGAGCATCGTCACCGTCTCGTCGATGTTCGGTTTCTTCGGAAGCCGGGACCGGCCCGCCTACAGTGCGAGCAAGGGCGGCATCTCTCAGTTGACCCGGTCCCTGGCCGCCGAGTACGCGGCGGACGGTGTCCGCGTGAACGCGGTCGCACCGGGCTTCGTGACAACCCCGCTCGCTCGCGGCGTAATCGACGATCCGGACGCCGCGCAGGCGGTGCTGGCCCGTGTCCCACTCGGCCGGTTCGGCCGACCGAACGAGATAGCCACCGCGATCGCCTTCCTGTGCTCGCCGGCCGCCTCATACGTAAATGGAGCCATCCTCCCGGTCGATGGGGGATACCTGGCCGTCTGA
- a CDS encoding 2,3-butanediol dehydrogenase has protein sequence MRAAVWHGAGDVRIEEVGVPEPGPDEVLLKVAYCGICGSDLHEYADGPHAIPVTEPHPASGTMAPLVLGHEFCGTVLSLGSAVTGVAAGDQVAIESNYRCGTCPRCRDGEYNICRHFGFAGLMGDGGMAEYAAVPSYMVHRLPAGVSMEQAALFEPASVALHALRRAGTAPRAVAVVGLGPVGLLTVLLAAERGVPRIIAADLSPDRLDIAARLGATDLIDAGVDAPGERMRELADGEGVDVAFEVVGSETALHTCLDATRRGGRVVLVGLAQEVRLDAFALVNKEQSIVASVGYRDTYPELIRLVGERGLDLTPVVTSTVALEDVITDGFEALLNDAGKQIKILVEPAPQCRNATFAD, from the coding sequence ATGAGGGCCGCGGTCTGGCACGGAGCCGGGGACGTCCGCATCGAGGAGGTGGGTGTTCCCGAACCGGGGCCCGACGAGGTTCTCCTCAAGGTGGCCTACTGCGGGATCTGCGGCAGCGACCTGCACGAGTACGCCGACGGGCCGCATGCCATCCCGGTCACCGAGCCGCATCCGGCCTCCGGCACGATGGCGCCGCTCGTCCTCGGCCACGAGTTCTGCGGGACGGTCCTGTCGCTCGGATCGGCCGTGACCGGGGTCGCCGCCGGTGACCAGGTGGCGATCGAGTCGAACTACCGGTGCGGGACCTGTCCGCGCTGCCGGGACGGCGAGTACAACATCTGCCGGCACTTCGGCTTCGCCGGCCTGATGGGCGATGGAGGAATGGCCGAATACGCCGCCGTCCCCTCCTACATGGTGCACCGGCTCCCTGCGGGCGTGTCGATGGAGCAGGCCGCTCTCTTCGAGCCGGCCTCGGTCGCCCTGCACGCACTGCGGCGCGCCGGCACAGCACCCCGCGCGGTAGCGGTCGTCGGTCTCGGACCGGTCGGCCTGCTGACTGTGCTGCTCGCCGCCGAGCGCGGCGTGCCGCGGATCATCGCAGCGGACCTCTCCCCGGATCGACTGGACATCGCCGCACGGCTCGGCGCCACCGACCTCATCGACGCAGGTGTGGACGCTCCGGGGGAGCGGATGCGCGAACTGGCCGACGGTGAGGGCGTCGACGTCGCGTTCGAGGTGGTCGGTTCCGAGACCGCCCTCCACACCTGCCTCGATGCGACCCGGCGCGGCGGACGGGTCGTCCTCGTCGGACTGGCTCAGGAAGTGCGCCTGGACGCCTTCGCCCTGGTCAACAAGGAGCAGTCGATTGTTGCGAGCGTCGGCTACCGCGACACCTACCCGGAGCTCATCCGACTGGTGGGGGAGCGAGGCCTCGACCTGACACCCGTCGTCACCTCGACCGTGGCCCTCGAAGACGTGATCACCGACGGCTTCGAAGCTCTGCTGAACGACGCGGGAAAGCAGATCAAGATCCTGGTGGAGCCTGCGCCCCAGTGCCGGAACGCCACTTTCGCCGACTGA
- a CDS encoding MFS transporter yields MGEANRYENRLLLILFLSFGFVFFDRQALSFLAPFINKDFSLSNTELGTLSGVLALTWALSGMVAGRLSDRLGRRKPFLVAAVVLFSCFSAAGGLVAGFIGLLAARALMGVAEGAVLPLSQSLMVEASREHRRGLNMGLLQGSSAGLLGGILAPLAVVWIAQQYSWRTAFLVTIIPGLLIAAWIAKSVRETPPRGKARVGGETDAVAGPAGPKVSVREVLGHRNIVLCVLAACCYLTWFVVIITFTPTYLQTVKGFSPGTMSGVMTCFGVAWVLWGFLTPAISDRIGRKPTMIVFSAVAALCPIAVVYVADPLALALVVVFTYTGLGCFTLFMATIPAETVPRGALATALGLVMGVGELAGGFLSPMIAGRASDAWGLEVAMFISAGGAVAVVLLSCGLRETAPRVLRRRAARVSAPGGAAGTAE; encoded by the coding sequence GTGGGTGAAGCAAACCGCTATGAGAACCGGCTGCTGCTCATCCTGTTCCTGTCCTTCGGGTTCGTCTTCTTCGACCGCCAGGCGCTGTCCTTCCTGGCCCCGTTCATCAACAAGGACTTCTCCCTGTCCAACACCGAGTTGGGCACGCTCTCCGGGGTGCTGGCGCTCACCTGGGCGCTGTCGGGGATGGTGGCCGGCCGTCTGTCGGACCGGCTGGGGAGGCGTAAGCCGTTCCTGGTGGCGGCTGTTGTGCTCTTCTCCTGCTTCTCCGCCGCGGGCGGGCTGGTGGCCGGTTTCATCGGCCTGCTCGCCGCTCGAGCGCTCATGGGGGTGGCGGAGGGCGCGGTACTGCCGCTGTCGCAGTCGCTGATGGTGGAGGCGTCACGGGAACACCGCCGTGGCCTCAACATGGGCCTGCTGCAAGGCTCGTCGGCCGGGCTGCTGGGAGGGATCCTCGCCCCGCTGGCCGTGGTGTGGATTGCCCAGCAGTACAGCTGGCGCACGGCCTTCCTGGTGACGATCATCCCGGGCCTGCTCATCGCGGCCTGGATCGCGAAGTCGGTGCGTGAGACCCCACCGCGCGGCAAGGCCCGCGTCGGTGGTGAGACCGACGCTGTGGCGGGTCCGGCCGGCCCCAAGGTGTCGGTACGGGAAGTCCTGGGGCACCGCAACATCGTGCTGTGCGTGCTGGCGGCCTGCTGCTACCTCACGTGGTTCGTCGTCATCATCACCTTCACGCCCACCTATCTGCAGACCGTCAAGGGTTTCTCCCCGGGCACCATGAGCGGCGTCATGACCTGCTTCGGGGTGGCGTGGGTCCTGTGGGGGTTCCTCACTCCCGCGATCTCCGACCGCATAGGCCGCAAGCCCACCATGATCGTGTTCTCGGCCGTCGCGGCACTTTGCCCGATAGCAGTGGTGTATGTCGCCGACCCGCTGGCGCTGGCCCTGGTCGTGGTGTTCACCTACACCGGCCTGGGCTGCTTCACCCTGTTCATGGCCACGATCCCCGCCGAAACGGTGCCACGCGGCGCACTGGCCACCGCGCTCGGTCTCGTCATGGGGGTCGGTGAGCTGGCCGGTGGTTTCCTTTCCCCCATGATCGCCGGGCGCGCCTCGGATGCCTGGGGTCTGGAGGTGGCGATGTTCATCTCCGCCGGCGGAGCGGTCGCGGTCGTGCTGCTCTCCTGCGGGCTTCGGGAAACCGCACCGCGTGTGCTGCGCCGGCGGGCCGCCCGTGTCTCCGCTCCGGGCGGAGCGGCAGGAACGGCCGAATGA